In Propionimicrobium sp. PCR01-08-3, one DNA window encodes the following:
- the sepF gene encoding cell division protein SepF, which translates to MAQGIRKAAAWLGLVRDDEDDRYGDDVEQFSEPIYGYEQSEEVSTVTPINRRPASPGHHHEQSQAPEPKAQDLVKADLGRIITVHPRAFNEARTIGEHFRDGVPVIMNLTDMEDSDARRLIDFGAGLIFGLRGTIERVTSKVFLLSPSNVNVTAEDKERIKGGFFNQS; encoded by the coding sequence ATGGCGCAGGGCATCAGAAAGGCGGCGGCGTGGCTCGGGTTGGTTCGTGACGATGAGGACGATCGCTACGGCGATGATGTCGAACAGTTCAGCGAACCGATCTACGGTTATGAGCAAAGCGAGGAGGTCTCGACCGTGACCCCCATCAACCGGCGGCCGGCTTCACCAGGCCACCATCACGAGCAAAGCCAGGCGCCGGAGCCGAAGGCTCAGGATCTGGTCAAGGCCGACCTCGGACGCATCATCACCGTGCACCCACGCGCCTTCAATGAGGCGCGGACGATCGGCGAGCATTTCCGCGATGGCGTCCCCGTCATCATGAACCTGACCGACATGGAAGATTCCGACGCCAGGCGGCTGATCGACTTCGGCGCCGGGCTCATCTTTGGGCTACGTGGCACGATTGAGCGTGTGACCAGCAAGGTGTTCCTGCTGTCACCGTCCAATGTCAACGTGACCGCCGAAGATAAGGAACGCATCAAGGGCGGTTTCTTTAACCAGAGTTGA
- a CDS encoding polyphenol oxidase family protein, translating to MFATMIDPTDNGGIGVGFTDRLGGVSTGTTGQLNLGRSDIDEIDHLRQNMALVRRAARITRIAAVHQVHGIDVHLADGDGRDWSGDAWIGDGAPGKSRLPVADAIVSTTPGLALMIRVADCVPVIFADQERGVFAAAHAGRLGLLAGVLPATAQAMHEVGARQLSAWIGPHICGACYEVPEQMAHDAACQLPETRAHTSWGTPAIDLGAGAAAQLQRLGVEVHRVDPCTFTTDTLFSHRGDGPGAGRQIGLVWSAR from the coding sequence ATGTTCGCCACGATGATTGATCCCACCGACAACGGCGGGATAGGGGTCGGGTTCACGGATCGGCTCGGCGGCGTCTCAACCGGGACGACCGGCCAGCTGAATCTTGGACGCAGCGACATCGACGAAATCGATCACCTGCGTCAGAACATGGCGCTGGTGCGCCGTGCCGCCAGAATCACTCGAATCGCCGCGGTTCACCAGGTGCACGGCATCGACGTACACCTGGCCGACGGCGATGGGCGCGACTGGTCGGGCGATGCCTGGATAGGCGATGGCGCCCCGGGCAAATCCCGCCTTCCGGTCGCGGACGCCATCGTCAGCACCACGCCGGGCCTTGCTCTGATGATTCGGGTCGCGGACTGCGTGCCGGTGATCTTTGCCGATCAAGAACGAGGAGTTTTCGCCGCGGCTCATGCCGGACGCCTCGGCCTGCTCGCCGGGGTACTGCCGGCCACGGCCCAGGCGATGCACGAGGTCGGGGCCAGGCAGCTCAGCGCCTGGATCGGGCCGCATATCTGCGGAGCCTGCTATGAGGTTCCCGAGCAGATGGCCCACGATGCGGCCTGCCAACTGCCCGAAACGAGGGCACACACGAGTTGGGGGACTCCGGCCATCGATCTGGGTGCCGGAGCAGCGGCACAGTTGCAGCGGCTCGGCGTCGAGGTGCACCGTGTCGACCCCTGCACGTTCACCACCGACACTCTCTTCTCGCATCGCGGCGATGGCCCGGGTGCAGGCCGTCAGATCGGCCTGGTCTGGTCGGCCCGTTAA
- the ftsZ gene encoding cell division protein FtsZ: protein MATASQNYLAVIKVVGVGGGGVNAVNRMIESGLKGVEFIAVNTDAQALLMSDADVKLDIGRDLTRGLGAGADPEKGRQAAEDHADQIEDALKGADMVFVTAGEGGGTGTGGAPVVAKIARSLGALTIGVVTRPFSFEGRRRANQAESGIEILADEVDTLIVIPNDKLLEMTDVRVAILDAFKQADQVLMQGVSGITDLITTPGLINLDFADVKSVMSNAGSALMGIGSARGEDRAKEAAEQAISSPLLEASIDGARGVLLSIAGGSDLGLFEVSEAANLIEQAAHDEANIIFGTVIDDALGDEVRVTVIAAGFDAGQPTPKPRPKPEGAVKPADGVARVKPEPMINRADETRRRFPSTSQAEEDDKEPTHMTRRPVTPPAPIDDEEDDGLDIPDFMK from the coding sequence GTGGCCACTGCATCGCAGAATTACTTGGCAGTCATCAAGGTAGTCGGCGTCGGCGGCGGCGGTGTGAACGCGGTCAACCGCATGATCGAATCAGGGCTCAAGGGCGTTGAGTTCATCGCTGTGAACACCGATGCGCAGGCCTTGCTGATGAGCGATGCCGACGTGAAACTCGACATCGGCCGGGACCTCACGCGGGGTCTGGGCGCCGGCGCAGATCCGGAGAAGGGCCGCCAGGCGGCCGAGGACCACGCCGACCAGATCGAGGATGCCCTGAAGGGCGCCGACATGGTCTTCGTCACCGCCGGTGAGGGCGGTGGCACCGGCACCGGTGGTGCTCCGGTGGTCGCCAAGATCGCCCGGTCTTTGGGTGCGCTGACCATCGGCGTGGTGACCCGCCCGTTCTCGTTCGAAGGACGCCGTCGCGCCAACCAGGCCGAATCCGGCATCGAGATCCTGGCGGACGAGGTCGACACCCTGATCGTCATCCCCAACGACAAGCTGCTCGAGATGACCGATGTCCGGGTGGCAATCCTGGATGCCTTCAAACAAGCCGACCAGGTGCTGATGCAAGGCGTGTCGGGCATCACCGATCTGATCACCACACCGGGCTTGATCAATCTGGACTTCGCCGACGTCAAATCGGTGATGAGCAACGCCGGCTCCGCATTGATGGGCATCGGCTCGGCCCGCGGCGAGGACCGTGCCAAGGAGGCAGCCGAACAGGCAATCTCCAGCCCGCTGCTGGAGGCCAGCATCGATGGGGCGCGTGGCGTGCTGCTGTCGATCGCGGGCGGGTCGGATCTGGGTCTTTTCGAGGTCAGCGAGGCCGCGAACCTGATCGAGCAGGCCGCCCACGACGAGGCCAACATCATCTTCGGTACCGTCATCGACGATGCCCTCGGCGACGAGGTACGAGTCACCGTGATCGCTGCCGGATTCGACGCCGGTCAGCCGACTCCGAAACCTCGGCCCAAGCCGGAGGGAGCCGTCAAACCGGCCGATGGCGTTGCCCGCGTCAAGCCGGAGCCCATGATCAACCGGGCGGACGAGACTCGGCGCCGCTTCCCGTCTACTTCGCAGGCCGAGGAAGACGACAAGGAGCCCACGCACATGACCAGGCGTCCGGTCACCCCGCCGGCCCCGATCGACGACGAAGAAGACGACGGACTGGATATTCCCGACTTCATGAAGTGA
- a CDS encoding FtsQ-type POTRA domain-containing protein: protein MTSNGQSGRADLGPKLDLRRKNRQRVRRKRGIIVILVAVLLALAGWLALFSPVLETREVSVTGTELTSVDEVTQAAQVPIGTPLTRLPSDAIRQRLLALPEVADVKLHRNWPHTLEIEIIERTMVYQRVNGDGYQWVDATGKIFHTSAEPAAGITATIDSDEQRMLADVATVVQALPADVAGQVTQVTASTLDHIVLDLADGRQIVWGNAEQSSQKAALLPVLLAQPGTVYDVSAPGHPAIR, encoded by the coding sequence ATGACCTCGAACGGGCAGTCAGGGCGCGCCGATCTGGGGCCCAAGCTCGACCTGCGGCGCAAGAACCGGCAGCGCGTCCGGCGTAAACGCGGCATCATCGTGATTCTCGTCGCGGTACTGCTGGCGCTCGCCGGCTGGCTCGCGTTGTTCTCTCCGGTACTGGAGACCCGCGAGGTGAGCGTGACCGGCACCGAACTGACGTCGGTGGACGAGGTCACCCAGGCGGCGCAGGTTCCGATCGGCACGCCACTGACCCGGCTGCCGTCGGATGCCATCCGGCAGCGGCTGCTCGCGCTTCCCGAGGTTGCCGATGTCAAGCTGCACCGCAACTGGCCGCACACCCTCGAAATCGAGATCATCGAACGCACCATGGTCTATCAGCGGGTCAACGGTGACGGCTACCAGTGGGTGGATGCCACCGGCAAGATCTTTCACACCTCGGCCGAACCTGCCGCAGGCATCACCGCCACCATCGACAGCGATGAGCAACGCATGTTGGCAGATGTGGCCACCGTCGTGCAAGCCCTGCCCGCGGACGTGGCCGGCCAAGTGACCCAGGTCACCGCATCTACCCTCGACCACATCGTCCTCGACCTTGCCGACGGCCGCCAGATCGTCTGGGGCAACGCCGAACAGTCATCGCAGAAGGCGGCACTGCTGCCGGTGCTGCTCGCCCAGCCGGGTACCGTATATGACGTCTCGGCCCCCGGGCATCCGGCGATCCGGTAG
- the murC gene encoding UDP-N-acetylmuramate--L-alanine ligase, which yields MMLRDVVDLLPAREAGSLHFIAMGGAGMSGVAEMYHELGRPVSGCDRADSPTLQQLTAAGIPTAIGHDAGHLDGVDTVVVSSAIRDDNPELVAARERGLRIWHRSAALAALMIGRRGVSVAGTHGKTTTSAMTATLLAHAGREPSYVIGSPLAASGRSAHLGAGDVLVIEADESDGSFLQYPTEIAVITNIEADHLDNWGTPQAYHEGFKRFAHGSTVRSVVINVDDPIARELASELRAEGRVQVIGYGEADDADYRICGPSFEGTSSSARLATPDGDHRLRLQVPGRFNLANATAAFAVGRLAGVACDDLLQAAAEFTGTLRRFQLVGTVPFGTDPEQAPVRIYDDYAHHPTELRASLNAAVRVKGSGRLIACFQPHLYSRTRDFATEFGDALRIADVAVVTDVYGAREEPMPGVSGELIAAAARGDDGTEVHYVADKTELPGFVAGLVRPGDMVMTLGAGDITLVGPLLADQLKQRSRRG from the coding sequence CTGATGCTGCGCGACGTGGTCGATCTGCTGCCGGCCCGCGAGGCCGGTTCGCTGCATTTCATCGCCATGGGCGGGGCCGGCATGAGCGGGGTCGCCGAGATGTATCACGAGCTCGGCCGGCCCGTCTCCGGATGCGACCGCGCCGATTCGCCGACTCTGCAGCAGCTGACCGCGGCAGGCATCCCGACCGCAATAGGGCATGATGCGGGCCACCTCGATGGCGTCGATACCGTGGTGGTGTCCTCGGCGATCCGCGACGACAATCCGGAGCTGGTGGCGGCCCGCGAGCGGGGTCTGCGCATCTGGCACCGTAGCGCAGCACTCGCCGCGTTGATGATCGGCAGGCGCGGCGTCTCGGTGGCGGGCACGCATGGCAAGACCACCACCAGCGCGATGACGGCGACCCTGCTCGCCCACGCGGGCCGGGAGCCGAGCTATGTCATCGGCTCGCCGCTGGCCGCCTCGGGACGCAGCGCCCACCTGGGAGCCGGTGATGTGCTGGTCATCGAAGCCGACGAATCCGACGGCAGCTTCCTGCAATACCCGACCGAGATCGCCGTGATCACGAACATCGAGGCCGACCATCTCGACAATTGGGGCACCCCGCAGGCGTATCACGAGGGCTTCAAGCGATTCGCCCACGGCTCCACGGTCCGCTCGGTCGTCATCAATGTGGACGATCCGATCGCGCGTGAACTCGCGTCCGAACTGCGGGCCGAAGGCCGGGTGCAGGTCATCGGATACGGCGAGGCGGACGACGCCGACTACCGCATCTGCGGCCCGAGCTTCGAGGGAACCAGCTCGTCGGCGCGCCTGGCCACCCCCGACGGCGACCACCGGTTGCGGCTGCAGGTGCCGGGCCGGTTCAATCTCGCCAACGCGACCGCGGCGTTCGCCGTCGGACGACTGGCCGGTGTGGCCTGTGACGATTTGCTCCAGGCGGCAGCCGAGTTCACCGGCACTTTGCGGCGCTTCCAGCTGGTCGGCACGGTTCCGTTCGGCACCGATCCCGAGCAGGCGCCCGTGCGCATCTACGACGACTACGCCCATCACCCGACCGAACTGCGTGCCTCGCTCAACGCGGCGGTGCGCGTCAAAGGGTCCGGACGCCTGATCGCCTGCTTCCAGCCGCACCTGTACAGCCGTACCCGTGACTTCGCCACCGAGTTCGGTGACGCTCTCCGGATCGCCGACGTGGCCGTGGTGACAGATGTCTACGGCGCCCGCGAGGAACCGATGCCCGGCGTCAGCGGAGAACTCATCGCAGCTGCGGCACGCGGCGATGACGGCACCGAGGTGCACTACGTGGCCGACAAGACGGAGCTGCCCGGCTTCGTCGCCGGTCTGGTGCGTCCCGGCGACATGGTGATGACCTTGGGTGCCGGCGACATCACGCTGGTCGGGCCGCTGCTGGCCGACCAGTTGAAGCAGCGGAGCCGCCGAGGATGA
- the murG gene encoding undecaprenyldiphospho-muramoylpentapeptide beta-N-acetylglucosaminyltransferase, with amino-acid sequence MVSVILAGGGTAGHTSPLIATAQAIAAAEPDAQITCVGTARGLETRVVPEAGLSLELVPAVPLPRKVNADLFKVPFRLAGAVRVAKKILRDHGADVVCGFGGYASLPAYLAARALKVPVVIHEQNALPGLANKIASRFAVAVLTSFPSTELPGARFEGLPVRQSITDLAEAGRASQAAGARQEFGLNPDLPVLLVSGGSQGARSLNDAAVDAADRLLAAGIQVLHVWGPKNFHDGLTERDDPATGARYVPVRYVDAMERAYAASDLMLARSGAGTVVEVATLGLPAIMVPLPIGNGEQARNAKPLVDVSAAICIDNSELTADRLVREVQALFAAPGKLAAMSQAAQQLMRPGAARRVADIVLAAARKTTARKAGGER; translated from the coding sequence ATGGTGAGCGTCATCTTGGCCGGTGGCGGAACCGCCGGCCATACGTCGCCGTTGATCGCCACGGCGCAGGCGATCGCGGCGGCCGAACCGGATGCGCAGATCACCTGCGTGGGCACGGCGCGTGGGCTCGAGACCAGGGTGGTGCCCGAGGCCGGGCTGAGCCTGGAGTTGGTTCCGGCGGTGCCGCTGCCCCGCAAGGTCAACGCCGATCTGTTCAAGGTTCCGTTCCGGCTCGCCGGGGCGGTGCGGGTGGCGAAGAAGATTCTGCGCGACCACGGTGCCGACGTGGTCTGCGGCTTCGGGGGCTATGCCTCCCTGCCCGCCTATCTGGCCGCGCGGGCGCTGAAGGTGCCGGTGGTGATCCATGAACAAAACGCGTTGCCGGGGTTGGCCAACAAGATCGCCAGCCGGTTTGCCGTCGCGGTGCTGACATCCTTCCCGAGCACCGAGCTGCCAGGTGCCCGCTTCGAGGGACTCCCGGTGCGTCAGTCGATCACCGACCTGGCCGAGGCCGGACGAGCGTCCCAGGCCGCCGGCGCCCGGCAGGAATTCGGCCTGAACCCCGATCTTCCCGTGCTGCTGGTCAGCGGCGGCTCGCAGGGGGCGCGCAGCCTGAACGATGCGGCGGTGGACGCCGCCGACCGGCTGCTCGCCGCAGGTATCCAGGTGCTGCACGTGTGGGGGCCGAAGAACTTCCACGACGGGCTGACCGAACGCGACGATCCGGCCACCGGTGCGCGTTATGTGCCGGTTCGTTATGTGGACGCCATGGAGCGCGCCTACGCCGCGTCCGATCTGATGTTGGCCCGCTCGGGAGCCGGGACCGTGGTGGAGGTCGCCACCCTCGGGCTGCCCGCGATCATGGTGCCGCTACCGATCGGCAACGGCGAACAGGCCCGCAATGCCAAACCGCTGGTCGACGTCTCGGCCGCGATCTGCATCGATAACTCCGAGCTGACCGCCGACCGCCTGGTCCGCGAGGTACAAGCTTTGTTCGCGGCACCCGGCAAGCTGGCGGCGATGTCGCAGGCTGCGCAGCAGCTGATGCGTCCGGGCGCGGCCCGACGGGTTGCCGACATCGTGCTGGCCGCGGCGCGAAAGACGACTGCCCGCAAGGCCGGAGGGGAGCGCTGA